The following proteins are co-located in the Sphaeramia orbicularis chromosome 24, fSphaOr1.1, whole genome shotgun sequence genome:
- the LOC115415547 gene encoding antigen WC1.1-like, translating to MDHTLRIISMSFSMSLWIQVCEEDLNLKDAEVVCRELGCGAPSVLQGGLYGEGEAPVWTSELQCEGREAAVLDCRRSSSAGKTCSPKTAVGLTCTGGVRLVGQLSRCAGALEIQHQGQWRPAGDPYELWDLKSGSAVCQHLNCGSAVSVKRRKNAPSRPKWWISVPCVRLTSGLRDCVELDDPFNHSSAVDVMCSDLLLQPNISLSEGVFGVYQQGFRVLIGSNFTITCSVQPQYPGGSFQLISNTEEPLNLTLPAVNHSAHFLLTDMGYAHRGDYTCVYHVNAFNHSLSSQSPALYLTVGDLVTNLIIRMVVVPLLLIIGNISLYFYCRASGGHLRLKARNTG from the exons tgtgtgaagaggatttgaaCCTTAAGGATGCcgaggtggtctgtagggagctgggctgtggggctccttcagtcctccagggggggctctatggagagggggaggctccagtctggaccagtgagctccagtgtgaaggacgTGAGGCTGCAGTCCTGGACTGTAGAcggtccagctcagctgggaagacctgctcacctaaAACAGCTGTTggactcacctgtacag GTGGTGTCAGGTTAGTGGGACAGCTGAGCCGCTGTGCTGGGGCtctggagatccaacaccagggacagtggAGACCAGCAGGAGACCCCTATGAactctgggacctgaagtctggatctgctgtgtgtcaacatctgaactgtggatcagctgtttcagtcaagaGAAGAAAAAATGCTCCTTCCAGACCTAAGTGGTGGatctcagttccttgtgtaaggctgacatctggactgagggactgtgttgaACTAGATGATCCCTTTAATCACTCATCCGCTGTGGACGtgatgtgttcag atctgctgcttcagcccaacatctccctgtctgagggggtctttggggtctaccagcaggggtttcGGGTGCTCATCGGCTCCAacttcaccatcacatgctccgtccaaccacagtacccaggaggctccttccagctgatctccaaCACCGAGGAGCcactgaacctcaccctgccagctgtcaatcactccgcccacttcctgttgactgacatgggctacgcccaccgaggggactacacatgtgtttatcacgtgaaCGCTTTCAACCACAGCCTctcgtctcagagccccgccctctatctcactgtcggag acttggtgacaaatctgatcatcaggaTGGTGGTGGTCCCCCTCCTCCTGATCATCGGGAACATTTCCCTCTACTTCTACTGTCGG GCCAGTGGGGGGCACCTCAGACTGAAGGCACGGAACACAGGATGA